One segment of Channa argus isolate prfri chromosome 17, Channa argus male v1.0, whole genome shotgun sequence DNA contains the following:
- the LOC137102081 gene encoding NLR family CARD domain-containing protein 3-like isoform X1 — MNQCEERQEGVPLSKTTLCEEHQNQTKTQRKLGKQKQDAPGSSCVSMKSDWSKGRPVDFKQGQKSDDMSCVSMKSDWSKGRPVDFKQGQKSDDSRKFGKQKQDAPGSSCVSMKSDWSKGRPVDFKQGQKSDDMSCVSMKSDWSKGRPVDFKQGQKSDDSRFQQQRSGQTVQQHPTDLDSIFMILENNIMSFVRNELKKFQRVLSPDYEQCSEIQSEAKDLGEGKDDENIRSSKEAFLKITVNYLMRMKQEELADCLQSRTDSSAQLCKSKLKSNLKKKFQCVFEGVAKAGNPTLLNQIYTELYVTEGGTGDINDEHEVRQIETASRKTDKPETTIRQEDIFKASPGRDEPIRTVMTKGVAGIGKTVLTQKFTLDWAEDKANQDIQFTFPLTFRELNVLKEKEFSLVELVQHFFPQTKGICRFEEFQVLFIFDGLDECRLPLDFKSNKILTDVTESTSVDVLLTNLIRGNLLPSARLWITTRPAAANQIPPECVDMVTEVRGFTDPQKEEYFRKRFRDEEQASRIISHIKTSRTLHIMCHIPVFCWMTATVLEDVLKTREGVELPKTLTEMYIHFLVVQSKLKNVKYDGGAEADPHWSPESRKMIESLGKLAFEQLQKGNLIFYESDLTECGIDIRAASVYSGVFTQIFKEERGLYQDKVFCFVHLSVQEFLAALHVHLTFINSGVNLMAQEESISKKSKVFREKPKVKRLYQSAVERALKSPNGQYDLLLRFLMGLSLETNQQRLKELLKQTLSSSECNQKIAKYIKTKISENLSAEQSINLFHCLNELNDCSLVEEIQQYLGSESLSTDKLSPAQWSALVFILLSSEKDLDMFDLKKYSASEEALLRLLPVVKASTKALLGGCNLSWESCKALSPVISSQSSSLRELDLSNNVLQDSGEALLCAGLESPDCCVKTLRLSMCKLSWRSCEALSSVLSCQSSNLRELDLSNNDLQDSGVKQLSTGLKSQCCLLETLSLSGCMITEEGCDSLASALRSNFSHLKELDLSYNHSGDAGVKLLNAGLKDSNWKLRVEPGGQQWLKPGLRKYACKLTLDENTAHKKLKLSDNNSKVMLVSEKKHLYPDHPDRFDRCPQLLCVNDLTGRCYWEVEWRGQVEIAVAYKGIRRKGNTPDCRLGKNEQSWSLSCSDDHICVWHNNKKTSVPLSLSSSSSSGRVAVYVDCPAGTLSFYRVSSDNLIHLHTFNSTFTGPLYAGFGFGFGVESLMLSVNSSVTLCSV; from the exons ATGAATCAATGTGAGGAAAGACAGGAGGGAGTTCCTCTCTCTAAAACTACTCTGTGTGAGGAACATCAGAACCAGACCAAAActcagag GAAATTGGGGAAACAGAAACAAGACGCTCCTGGTTccagctgtgtgtccatgaaAAGTGACTGGTCTAAGGGTCGACCCGTTGACTTCAAACAAGGACAGAAATCTGATGATATGAG ctgtgtgtccatgaaAAGTGACTGGTCCAAAGGTCGACCTGTTGACTTCAAACAAGGACAGAAGTCTGACGATTCAAG GAAAtttggaaaacagaaacaagatgCTCCTGGTTccagctgtgtgtccatgaaAAGTGACTGGTCTAAAGGGCGACCCGTTGACTTCAAACAAGGACAGAAATCTGATGATATGAG ctgtgtgtccatgaaAAGTGACTGGTCCAAAGGTCGACCTGTTGACTTCAAACAAGGACAGAAGTCTGACGATTCAAG ATTTCAACAGCAGAGATCTGGTCAGACCGTCCAGCAACATCCAACAGACCTGGACTCCATTTTTAtg ATACTTGAGAACAACATTATGAGTTTTGTGAGGAATGAGCTAAAGAAGTTTCAGAGGGTTCTGAGTCCAGATTATGAACAGTGCTCCGAGATTCAGAGTGAAGCTAAGGACTTGGGAGAGGGTAAAGATGATGAAAATATCAGGAGCAGCAAAGAGGCATTTTTGAAGATCACTGTGAATTACCTGATGAggatgaagcaggaggagctggctgactgtctgcagagca GAACAGATTCTTCAGCTCAATTATGTAAAAGTAAACTCAAGTCTAATCTAaagaagaagttccagtgtgtgtttgagggggtcgctaaagcaggaaacccaaccctCCTGAaccagatctacacagagctctacgtaacagagggagggactggagacatcaatgatgaacatgaggtcagacagattgaaacagcatccaggaagaCAGACAaaccagaaacaacaatcagacaagaagacatctttaaagcctcacctggaagagatgaaccaatcagaacagtgatgacaaagggagtggctggcattgggaaaacagtcttaacacagaagttcactctggactgggctgaagacaaagccaaccaggacatacagttcacatttccattgactttcagagaactgaatgtgctgaaagagaaagagttcagcttggtggaacttgttcaaCACTTCTTTCCTCAAACCAAAGGAAtctgcaggtttgaagagttccaggttttgttcatctttgatggtctggatgaatgtcgacttcctctggactttaaaagcaacaagatcctgactgacgttacagagtccacctcagtagatgtgctgctgacaaacctcatcagggggaacctgcttccctctgctcgcctctggataaccacacgacctgcagcagccaatcagatccctcctgagtgtgttgacatggtgacagaagtcagagggttcactgacccacagaaggaggagtatttcaggaagagattcagagatgaggagcaagccagcagaatcatctcccacatcaagacatcacgaaccctccacatcatgtgccacatcccagtcttctgctggatgactgctacagttctggaggatgtgttgaaaaccagagagggagtagagctgcccaagaccctgactgagatgtacatccacttcctggtggttcagtccaaactgaagaatgtcaagtatgatggaggagctgaggcagatccacactggagtccagagagcaggaagatgattgagtctctgggaaaactggcttttgagcagctgcagaaaggaaacctgatcttctatgaatcagacctgacagagtgtggcatcgatatcagagcagcctcagtgtactcaggagtgttcacacagatctttaaagaggagagaggactgtaccaggacaaggtgttctgcttcgtccatttgagtgttcaggagtttctggctgctcttcatgtccatctgacatttatcaactctggagtcaatctgATGGCACAAGAAGAATCAATCTCTAAGAAAAGTAAAGTATTTAGAGAGAAGCCTAAGGTAAAACGCCTCTACCAGAGTGCTGTTGAAAGAGCCCTAAAGAGTCCAAATGGACAATACGACCTGTTGCTTCGCTTCCTCATGGGTCTTTCGCTGGAGACTAATCAGCAGCGTCTAAAAGAACTGCTGAAACAGACACTAAGCAGCTCAGAGTGCAATCAGAAAATAGCCAAATATATCAAGACaaagatcagtgagaatctgtctgcagagcaaagcatcaacctgttccactgtctgaatgaactgaatgattgtTCTCTGGTGGAGGAGATCCAACAGTACCTGGGATCAGaaagtctctccacagataaactgtctcctgctcagtggtcagctctcgtcttcatcttactgtcatcagaaaaagatctggacaTGTTTGATCTGAAAaaatactctgcttcagaggaggctcttctgaggctgctgccagtggtcaaagcTTCAACTAAAGCTCT CTTAGGAGGTTGTAATCTGTCATGGGAAAGCTGCAAAGCCCTGTCCCCAGTCATCAGCTCCCAGTCGTCCAGTCTGAGAGAATTGGACTTGAGTAACAATgtcctgcaggattcaggagagGCGCTGCTCTGTGCTGGACTAGAGAGTCCAGATTGTTGTGTGAAAACTCTCAG GCTCAGTATGTGTAAACTTTCCTGGCGAAgttgtgaagctctgtcctcagttctcagctgcCAATCTTCtaatctgagagaactggacctgagtaacaacgacctgcaggattcaggagtgaaacAACTTTCTACTGGACTAAAGAGTCAATGCTGTTTGCTGGAAACACTCAG TCTGTCAGGCTGTATGATCACAGAGGAAGGATGTGATTCTCTGGCGTCAGCTCTGCGTTCAAACTTCTCACATTTGAaagagctggacctgagctacaatcattcAGGAGATGCTGGAGTGAAGCTGCTTAATGCTGGACTGAAGGATTCAAACTGGAAGCTCAG GGTGGAGCCTGGAGGACAACAATGGTTAAAACCTGGTCTGCGGAAGT ATGCCTGTAAACTCACACTGGACGAAAACACGGCACACAAGAAGCTGAAACTTTCTGACAACAACAGTAAGGTGATGCTGGTGAGTGAGAAAAAGCATCTGTaccctgatcatccagacagatttgaccGATGTCCTCAGCTTCTGTGTGTTAATGACCTGACTGGTCGCTgctactgggaggtggagtggagaggaCAGGTTGAAATAGCAGTGGCTTACAAAGGAATCCGAAGGAAAGGAAACACTCCTGACTGCAGGTTGGGAAAGAACGAACAGTCTTGGAGTCTGAGCTGCTCTGATGATCACATCTGTGTCTggcacaataacaaaaaaacatccgtccctctgtccctgtcatcttcctcatcctctgGGAGAGTAGCAGTGTacgtggactgtcctgctggcaCTCTGTCCTTCTATAGAGTCTCATCTGAcaacctgatccacctccacaccttcaactCCACATTCACTGGACCTCTGTATGCTGGCTTTGGGTTTGGGTTTGGTGTAGAGTCGTTAATGTTGTCAGTGAACTCGTCAGTGACTCTGTGTTCAGTTTAG
- the LOC137102081 gene encoding NLR family CARD domain-containing protein 3-like isoform X2 encodes MNQCEERQEGVPLSKTTLCEEHQNQTKTQRKLGKQKQDAPGSSCVSMKSDWSKGRPVDFKQGQKSDDMSCVSMKSDWSKGRPVDFKQGQKSDDSRKFGKQKQDAPGSSCVSMKSDWSKGRPVDFKQGQKSDDMSCVSMKSDWSKGRPVDFKQGQKSDDSRFQQQRSGQTVQQHPTDLDSIFMILENNIMSFVRNELKKFQRVLSPDYEQCSEIQSEAKDLGEGKDDENIRSSKEAFLKITVNYLMRMKQEELADCLQSNSSAQLCKSKLKSNLKKKFQCVFEGVAKAGNPTLLNQIYTELYVTEGGTGDINDEHEVRQIETASRKTDKPETTIRQEDIFKASPGRDEPIRTVMTKGVAGIGKTVLTQKFTLDWAEDKANQDIQFTFPLTFRELNVLKEKEFSLVELVQHFFPQTKGICRFEEFQVLFIFDGLDECRLPLDFKSNKILTDVTESTSVDVLLTNLIRGNLLPSARLWITTRPAAANQIPPECVDMVTEVRGFTDPQKEEYFRKRFRDEEQASRIISHIKTSRTLHIMCHIPVFCWMTATVLEDVLKTREGVELPKTLTEMYIHFLVVQSKLKNVKYDGGAEADPHWSPESRKMIESLGKLAFEQLQKGNLIFYESDLTECGIDIRAASVYSGVFTQIFKEERGLYQDKVFCFVHLSVQEFLAALHVHLTFINSGVNLMAQEESISKKSKVFREKPKVKRLYQSAVERALKSPNGQYDLLLRFLMGLSLETNQQRLKELLKQTLSSSECNQKIAKYIKTKISENLSAEQSINLFHCLNELNDCSLVEEIQQYLGSESLSTDKLSPAQWSALVFILLSSEKDLDMFDLKKYSASEEALLRLLPVVKASTKALLGGCNLSWESCKALSPVISSQSSSLRELDLSNNVLQDSGEALLCAGLESPDCCVKTLRLSMCKLSWRSCEALSSVLSCQSSNLRELDLSNNDLQDSGVKQLSTGLKSQCCLLETLSLSGCMITEEGCDSLASALRSNFSHLKELDLSYNHSGDAGVKLLNAGLKDSNWKLRVEPGGQQWLKPGLRKYACKLTLDENTAHKKLKLSDNNSKVMLVSEKKHLYPDHPDRFDRCPQLLCVNDLTGRCYWEVEWRGQVEIAVAYKGIRRKGNTPDCRLGKNEQSWSLSCSDDHICVWHNNKKTSVPLSLSSSSSSGRVAVYVDCPAGTLSFYRVSSDNLIHLHTFNSTFTGPLYAGFGFGFGVESLMLSVNSSVTLCSV; translated from the exons ATGAATCAATGTGAGGAAAGACAGGAGGGAGTTCCTCTCTCTAAAACTACTCTGTGTGAGGAACATCAGAACCAGACCAAAActcagag GAAATTGGGGAAACAGAAACAAGACGCTCCTGGTTccagctgtgtgtccatgaaAAGTGACTGGTCTAAGGGTCGACCCGTTGACTTCAAACAAGGACAGAAATCTGATGATATGAG ctgtgtgtccatgaaAAGTGACTGGTCCAAAGGTCGACCTGTTGACTTCAAACAAGGACAGAAGTCTGACGATTCAAG GAAAtttggaaaacagaaacaagatgCTCCTGGTTccagctgtgtgtccatgaaAAGTGACTGGTCTAAAGGGCGACCCGTTGACTTCAAACAAGGACAGAAATCTGATGATATGAG ctgtgtgtccatgaaAAGTGACTGGTCCAAAGGTCGACCTGTTGACTTCAAACAAGGACAGAAGTCTGACGATTCAAG ATTTCAACAGCAGAGATCTGGTCAGACCGTCCAGCAACATCCAACAGACCTGGACTCCATTTTTAtg ATACTTGAGAACAACATTATGAGTTTTGTGAGGAATGAGCTAAAGAAGTTTCAGAGGGTTCTGAGTCCAGATTATGAACAGTGCTCCGAGATTCAGAGTGAAGCTAAGGACTTGGGAGAGGGTAAAGATGATGAAAATATCAGGAGCAGCAAAGAGGCATTTTTGAAGATCACTGTGAATTACCTGATGAggatgaagcaggaggagctggctgactgtctgcagagca ATTCTTCAGCTCAATTATGTAAAAGTAAACTCAAGTCTAATCTAaagaagaagttccagtgtgtgtttgagggggtcgctaaagcaggaaacccaaccctCCTGAaccagatctacacagagctctacgtaacagagggagggactggagacatcaatgatgaacatgaggtcagacagattgaaacagcatccaggaagaCAGACAaaccagaaacaacaatcagacaagaagacatctttaaagcctcacctggaagagatgaaccaatcagaacagtgatgacaaagggagtggctggcattgggaaaacagtcttaacacagaagttcactctggactgggctgaagacaaagccaaccaggacatacagttcacatttccattgactttcagagaactgaatgtgctgaaagagaaagagttcagcttggtggaacttgttcaaCACTTCTTTCCTCAAACCAAAGGAAtctgcaggtttgaagagttccaggttttgttcatctttgatggtctggatgaatgtcgacttcctctggactttaaaagcaacaagatcctgactgacgttacagagtccacctcagtagatgtgctgctgacaaacctcatcagggggaacctgcttccctctgctcgcctctggataaccacacgacctgcagcagccaatcagatccctcctgagtgtgttgacatggtgacagaagtcagagggttcactgacccacagaaggaggagtatttcaggaagagattcagagatgaggagcaagccagcagaatcatctcccacatcaagacatcacgaaccctccacatcatgtgccacatcccagtcttctgctggatgactgctacagttctggaggatgtgttgaaaaccagagagggagtagagctgcccaagaccctgactgagatgtacatccacttcctggtggttcagtccaaactgaagaatgtcaagtatgatggaggagctgaggcagatccacactggagtccagagagcaggaagatgattgagtctctgggaaaactggcttttgagcagctgcagaaaggaaacctgatcttctatgaatcagacctgacagagtgtggcatcgatatcagagcagcctcagtgtactcaggagtgttcacacagatctttaaagaggagagaggactgtaccaggacaaggtgttctgcttcgtccatttgagtgttcaggagtttctggctgctcttcatgtccatctgacatttatcaactctggagtcaatctgATGGCACAAGAAGAATCAATCTCTAAGAAAAGTAAAGTATTTAGAGAGAAGCCTAAGGTAAAACGCCTCTACCAGAGTGCTGTTGAAAGAGCCCTAAAGAGTCCAAATGGACAATACGACCTGTTGCTTCGCTTCCTCATGGGTCTTTCGCTGGAGACTAATCAGCAGCGTCTAAAAGAACTGCTGAAACAGACACTAAGCAGCTCAGAGTGCAATCAGAAAATAGCCAAATATATCAAGACaaagatcagtgagaatctgtctgcagagcaaagcatcaacctgttccactgtctgaatgaactgaatgattgtTCTCTGGTGGAGGAGATCCAACAGTACCTGGGATCAGaaagtctctccacagataaactgtctcctgctcagtggtcagctctcgtcttcatcttactgtcatcagaaaaagatctggacaTGTTTGATCTGAAAaaatactctgcttcagaggaggctcttctgaggctgctgccagtggtcaaagcTTCAACTAAAGCTCT CTTAGGAGGTTGTAATCTGTCATGGGAAAGCTGCAAAGCCCTGTCCCCAGTCATCAGCTCCCAGTCGTCCAGTCTGAGAGAATTGGACTTGAGTAACAATgtcctgcaggattcaggagagGCGCTGCTCTGTGCTGGACTAGAGAGTCCAGATTGTTGTGTGAAAACTCTCAG GCTCAGTATGTGTAAACTTTCCTGGCGAAgttgtgaagctctgtcctcagttctcagctgcCAATCTTCtaatctgagagaactggacctgagtaacaacgacctgcaggattcaggagtgaaacAACTTTCTACTGGACTAAAGAGTCAATGCTGTTTGCTGGAAACACTCAG TCTGTCAGGCTGTATGATCACAGAGGAAGGATGTGATTCTCTGGCGTCAGCTCTGCGTTCAAACTTCTCACATTTGAaagagctggacctgagctacaatcattcAGGAGATGCTGGAGTGAAGCTGCTTAATGCTGGACTGAAGGATTCAAACTGGAAGCTCAG GGTGGAGCCTGGAGGACAACAATGGTTAAAACCTGGTCTGCGGAAGT ATGCCTGTAAACTCACACTGGACGAAAACACGGCACACAAGAAGCTGAAACTTTCTGACAACAACAGTAAGGTGATGCTGGTGAGTGAGAAAAAGCATCTGTaccctgatcatccagacagatttgaccGATGTCCTCAGCTTCTGTGTGTTAATGACCTGACTGGTCGCTgctactgggaggtggagtggagaggaCAGGTTGAAATAGCAGTGGCTTACAAAGGAATCCGAAGGAAAGGAAACACTCCTGACTGCAGGTTGGGAAAGAACGAACAGTCTTGGAGTCTGAGCTGCTCTGATGATCACATCTGTGTCTggcacaataacaaaaaaacatccgtccctctgtccctgtcatcttcctcatcctctgGGAGAGTAGCAGTGTacgtggactgtcctgctggcaCTCTGTCCTTCTATAGAGTCTCATCTGAcaacctgatccacctccacaccttcaactCCACATTCACTGGACCTCTGTATGCTGGCTTTGGGTTTGGGTTTGGTGTAGAGTCGTTAATGTTGTCAGTGAACTCGTCAGTGACTCTGTGTTCAGTTTAG